Genomic segment of Eupeodes corollae chromosome 2, idEupCoro1.1, whole genome shotgun sequence:
ccaaaactggttctcctgcttcaccctatcagttcggtcccgttcggacaccgccctactgaaccgaaggagatctgctccgccttgtgccatgacgtcccgattgtacaggagtcgcctatccacggttcttcgtctgacgtggtagattaacggaactggcaatctatcctgtatcagaccgcatctatctaaaaagaggaatgcctctgggggaatgaagccgctcaagcgtgcactatcaaaatactcgtcgttcggatagaacgccttgaaaattaaattgttggtcgaagacatagctcttgcaatgtgacctcgaacgagttttatcacgaaattatcaattctgttgattcgtgcccgttgtataggacctcgttggaatagtaatgtacataagaagattcggctgttcgatataagccggtacagcgtcgctcgtaaacactgccgctcgaacacccgaaacttctccatctgggaaagggcaacgttgaaccacacaggacaaccatacacgatcattggccgtatgagggccatgtagcaaattaccttcactctggggtcaagccgactgctaaaaaacagccgtttcgtcagagcgaaggctcctctggccctggtcagagcagcatttatatgtctgtcgaaatataaatactgatctaaccagataccgaggtacttcactacacttttgctcgctaatggccgcccgtgaagatcaacgatgaccatcttgcgccaattcttgcacgtatccctcgtggccctagccaacggagtccggaacagaattgtctccgacttctggacatttattttcagtttccagtcgtcacaatatcgctgaatcttgtcgaaaccacgctgcaagagaattctaataacctcaacctttcgggccgttctgtacgcaattagatcgtcggcgtacgcaattgcctttgtaagactacctatcagatcgctggtgtaaatgctgaagagaatcggcgaattcaccgctccctgttgaagaccatttttaattgagaatgttgtggtagaagttacattgccactttacacaacaaactttctaccgttaagcatatcataaagtatatacaacaatggcttgcttatgccaagcctgctcagttttaggtaaagaccctctaaccatacggtgtcaaaggccttttccaaatcaaccaggacagcacctgtgcattgttgttttgatttattccattggatatcagaaacgagtttagacgcagcatgaattgtgtcatgacccgccttgaacccgaactgtttatccggaattattttgttgtccgcagcccacttagtcagaaccctattaatgatcttttcgaaaactttgctgatgctcggaataAGACttaccgaagatttgacgggttggagttgtcctttccctttttcgggagaggatgaaccacagcagtcttccaatgcacaggataatatgcattattcagtgcattgttgaagagtgtggtgtaaatgtcaattgcttccgtcggtaaatgtcttagtacaacgttggatataccatcgacacctgctgactttttattttttattgaattgaagatgagctgaagctcaacctttttcattaacaagggacttggtcccgtttgctcggcgattatggcatttgccaaggaatcgtcattgaaccgcatgaaaccgcagttctcagatcgccaatgagTGATATCATTatggaggtaaaagtgattaagtagggctctgttttccaggtcgtggttgggtcgaatgctaacattcaccttgtacacttgctggaaagcagctcccaccgcctccactttttccttcggatcttcaattatgtaaaagatggcttcctctggatctatttgcgctgtcctgagtacgtctctgttctcttcagttctttggagtttaagacacggaaagtcattatcgtttttttttcctgaatatcttgttgattttgggaaacatactagggtcactcgaattaactgaccggatcttgcggtcccagtacttgtaaattgatagcctgtagttctccttaatcaacagattgacattttttattgacgatttcagtgtcctaacctccaagtcgcgtgggtctgtaagtcgtctgtgcaagtttttgagtcttgtcagtaagccactcttgtgcctacgtagtgcgtcaattgagtccaacgcacttaccatcatgctacggCCCTACTTCATTAGAATATATTAATTAAGTAATTTACTTCTTAAcggaaacattttcaataagtttgagatattttccAGGTTTGAGTGAAAGTAACCCCGAGTCCACCCATTATTTTCTTGTATCACTTCGTCTTGGTTTCTCcaacagctgtcacttttgatgttgctatttgacaagtaaaactgcactataaaaaaaagttgttttaaaaaagattctttTGGTATTTTAAGATTGTTTTATTTGAGGCTACGTAAAACATAAGGTCTAAGGCGTTAGGTCTTAGGGCCCAAAACCAGAACCTATACCCCAAAACCAAGCAGGAGGGCAGCATGCCCCCGATACATATTTTAAGCATACCATTTCGCTTcatttcactttgaaaattggccatattttgctttttgaaagtgaaataaagccaaacatATTTGTTACGCTTACTTGACATCAAAGTAAAATCTTGTGCTGGAAAACTCTATAGTAGAATGTAACCACTGCCAACTCACCGCATTTGTTTTGAGTAAGAGATCTTTGCAAGAAACTAACGTAATAAAATGAATGTGGATATTTTTATCACTGAAAAAAACTTGTTCCGAAAAAGGTGTTTGCTgacttaacaaaagtttttaatataaaaactaatACATATAATTGTATACATAAGATCACAACTTTATTGTCTAAtacattaaaaatcaaaaaaccttaatattgaatttcataataataacttttcaaaactcaacAAAATCGACACATTCTTCTAGAAAAAACCGCGAACAATATTTCTCCAACAAACACTCCAATTGCAATAACATTTCCAAAACCAAAGCAaacccaaacaaatttaaagtgaTATAAGGTAAATGGTCTTATCGTCCCCTCAGCCAAAGCATTTTCCAAATCCGATTGAATTAAACCCTCATGAACGGCTTGAACATAGGAATTTTGTGTCCATTTATCCATCAGGCCGGTACTTAAAACATCGaatatgaaatcatttaaaatttctttaaatggtGAGTTCGGCGAAAGAATAAATCCCAAATAATATTCCATCAAATTATCACGTATTATACGAAACTTTGGCTTAATTTGTGACTTTATTAGAAAGTTTAACTTATCCGAACCTTCGGCGTATGCGAAGCTGGTATTCCGCATTGGTTCCAATTCCCGCAAAAATACTTCTCGATTTAGTAAAACAAGTATATCCTTGAAACTCGCAGGATAAACTGCGAATTTAGAATAGAACTTCCAATCATAGTCTAGCATCGCTACAGGAAAGTTATTTTCGATAAGATCCTGCATAGATTCGTATTGATTCACTTTTATGTAGACTGTCAAAAACGACGTCATGTAGATTAGGTACAAATTCACACAAATAAATGCCAACACACGTACTTGAAGATTAAACCAATAGGCATAAGTTGTTGGCTTTTGCAACGGCGTATtgagaaaagttttgaaaatgcgaCTGAAAGAATTCCAGAAATCCACAGGAACCTTGACTAGCCAATCTTTCAGCATATCGGTGGCAATTAAGTATCCTAGGGTGATTCCGAAGCATAGCCAAACCATTGGTTGAAAAGGCCTCACAAAGTACTGACTTGAGTCTACGTATACATTGACTGGCACCATTATTGCCCAACTAAGCAAGGCAATTGGATATGATTGATCCAATCCCTCAATGAACTCAAAAGTATTCATGCTTATATCAACTTGCTGCTTAAAGGTTCCATTTAACGCTTTGAAAACATGTTCAGAGTCTAAATTTTTGATATCGGCTTCGATAAAAGTTGCATTGTGTCTCTTcagaaattgaacaaaaagttgACCGGATGAGCCTCCGATATGTCTACGACAATTTCGGTCTGTGTACCAGAAAACCCTGGGAGTATCAGTTTGCACCGTGGTTCGTAAGGCAAAGCCATTTAGGTTCTTTAATGAATCGGGTAAGGGATTTTCAATCGACATTGTAAGCTTTTGAATTGGATGATCAGCAAAGGGAAGATATGCATAAGTTTTGTTAGCAGCAACTCCAAATATTCTTGTGAAACTTTCCCCCCAAAAATAGGTAAAGTATTGATGAAGTTCGGCAAGAGTGTTTCCATATATTACCACAAATTTTCGGTTCCTTATTTTATTAACGAATCTATTTAAATTAGAAACATCTCTTGAAACCTGAACCACAAGTATAATGTGTCTCTCTGGACTTCTGTAGTATTCTCTTTCATATGATAGAATTTCCAAAGGTTCTTCTACAGGTTTCAGGAAGAATTCTCTTAAAGATGTACTTTCGAATCCTACCAAGCAAATTGTCGCTGAATTGAATTCTTTGTGAAGGCGACGAATGATTACATTTAAATGAGATATTTGCAAATTAACTATAGTTACACAAAACACTGAAAACAAGACGACTTTATTCAACAACATTATAAGAACATATATTCGaaacatatattattttttatcaaaagtccTCGCAGTGAGAAATGTGGATTTAAGCTTTTGCTTTTATTATGCATTAAATGTAATTAGACAGTAATTAGAAAATGACATAAGTTTAATCTTACACTCTGTGTAATTTGAAAGCTTacgaaaaacttttttgtatggAGCTTCGTCTTTAGtaaagtaaataatttgtttatagattAAATTGAGATACAAAActtgtatcttttaaaacaaattgaaggAGCAATTGTTATTCAAATGTCGAAGCCGTATTAAATGATTTAGTTCAGCTCTAACGTTAAACTTTTTGTTCCGAAGTTGATAACACGttggtaaattttaattttaattattcccACACTAAGTTCACCGACATGTAGATAAAAGATTAACTacacaaaaactaatttttaatcgGTGACCACTCTACACGAACAAGATCTGTTTCTTACTGAAATCCAACTTTGACAGAAGAAAATTACATTGCAATTTCAAATGTTATTAATTCTGACAGTTTATAAATTGCGAAGCATAATATTTTCCCTCAAAAAGTAAGAATTGTCATTTTGTGCGATCCCTAAGCTTCCTGAAAAATGACACTAGCAGCTATAAAGTTTGACAACCTGAAATTTACATGAGGATATTGATTAAAGAAGTTATTTAGATAAAAGTATTCCCTAATCAAGGAATACAgggtgtaattttgaaaaaattattaaattaataactgCTATTAGgtaaaactgtttttatgaTTGATTTAAAACCGAGAACATGTTAGATTATGGATTTATTataatgacatttcaaatgttttcaaattgaaatactACATGCAAACGTTTGTTAAAAAGGGATACAATGTTGTGCGTCCAACGTATAACTTAGGATAGAATAACgtgtggaaataaaaaaaattaatgtgattGAACATTAAATGTCACTTAAGTTGAAAAGATGTAAAAAAGggtttaaaacatttaaatttaattttgtatatcaaagtataaataatattaagttaTATCATATATGTATGAGCAATTATATATTTGAGGAAGGCTCTAAGTGGTTGTGATTTCTCGAAAATTAAACGCTGTATTCTTCAAAATCCGGAGCCGATGGAAAATAAAGTCTTTACGCATTTAAAGAGAGCTCACTGGAGAAAAATTTGACCAATTTAAATATCCGGTACAATATAATCCtcgataacaaaaaaaaacttccacagGTCGGCGGCGGATGTCCTGgccttattttgaacaaatgtGGGTAATTTATCAAAATGAAGTTAATGTTAGCAATGCACCTACAGTGAACTCTCCGAAATATTCGTCGCTGTGTGCTTCCTCGAATTGCACTTCTTCCACCTCAAAAACTACAAGTCATCGATCAAAATAATTTGCTCCTCAAGAGAATAGAAGGTTGAAATCGAACTTGGCCTTTTAAATGAGCTCAAAGATTTGCGGGTTCTGAagtaaaacaaactttaatttgGGATTGTGAAACACCATGAAggaaaggaaaataaaactcgtaagaacatacatatataatttgttgttgtcCGTTTGCTTTTAGTACTCGTAGCTTgatgggttcaatccctgtttgtgccacctaacttttttcacggatactgccttttgcgaggaattgacaaatcctccaagagtagttcttgtcataaaaaagtgctttctcaaattatccgttcgaattcggcatataaactgtaggtcccctccattcctgacaacattactcgcacacaggaatggttaagagttgtaagtctctaggCAATGGTTCTTCATTATGTCCATTTGCtctgtttattttcacgatCTGTCACTTCTTGACAGgtttggatgctcgttttttaataagagGCAATTAGCAGTTTACTAATTAGCAAAATGAAAGCAAAGGTGTAAAATGTTGGATTCCTTGTATATTGAAACTTTATTTTAgacgtttttcatttttagttcaTAGCAGAGCTTGAACTGCCAAACAGAatattatgtttcttttttttttttttttttttttttttttataatatgcaggcactcaaggggttattagtaccctttatatgtttatatttaaacacagtgcgagcgttaggaaaatagggaaggatttaagaggagataccggtgcacattggtcttaaagttctgaacatcaaaatgggagggaaaaacagagttggccaaagcattccacattctcgatgtgcgatttaagaaagaatctctgtacttaacagtacgcccgaaattgagctcaagggtaaactgatgagcattcctagaagtgcgagtattacggctgaattgtttaaggggtggaatgcaactggctaattcgacagaacattgtttgtaaaaatatctataaaataacgaaaggcatgaaacattgcgacggtgttccagcgatgtaaatgtttcgattatagttctgtcgcctatcatttttaaagcccttttttgaattctatccaagagatttaaatttgttttgggggcacctgcccagatatgagaattatattcaagctttggacggataaaagctttgtagattatagccagatcagaaggggtgaaaaatttcttgcatcttcggagaaatcctaagcatctggcagcatttttggcgatatcgaatatgtgatcattccataagaggtgatctgtgatattcatacatatattcatttatCTTTGAACTTCTGAGcttcaaatttgtgtttcttttttcgttctgaTTGTGTTCTGAGCTTGTTAAGAGCGTTCTctatgagctcagaataaaataactgagCCTCTCAGACAGAAATCAATGCTGAACACAAGCATTTGACAGGTGAAAttgaagaacaaaattgaaGCACTTAAAACGGCACAAGAAAATAATCCGGGCTGTTAAGATAGACTTCTCTATTAAAAAAGACTTATTTTCAGCTCcataattatatacatacataaatagcGTGTATTTCTCTACATAAGGTATCAAAAACATCTGGATTTATTCGAAAATTGTGTCTAAAAGTTCTGACCGAAAACCTTGGAACAACATTTTCAGCATATTTGTCATTGTTAACAATATGTACAGTTTCAGAATCTTTATTATCACTTTCTTCACAAATCAAATCGAATTAGTTATAATTAGTTTTTCCACTTTAATTTAAGCTTCAAATCTTATTTCTTGTTTCTGAAGAAAATGGCcaataaattgaaatgtcaaatagtgaCAGCCAGAGTGTTCGGATTtgtttcaagaataattctGAACGCTCGGACTCTGTTCAGAGCTCTATTctgagttaaaaaagaaaaacgccttttaatgaattgttatttttcaaatgtttggtAATAAGTGCGTTATTTATAAGGCGCtgaagcctggaccctgtcaaagaaagataagagggctaggatgcttcgagagaaaaatgcttcagatgatttttggtcccgtatgcatagatggagaatggaggagaagatattaGGACGAGCTGAACGGGCTGTActgcgacactgacctagttaacagaattaaagtccaacggcatagatggctaggtcacgtagagcgaatggacatcaactctacagcccggaaggtcttcgaattcaatcccgatggacggcgcagtagaggaagaccacgactctggtggtgcacccaggtgggtgaagacctcaaccaacttggcgtgcaaaactggaggcagctagctagggacagagctggctggagacgcacgTTGggtgaggcccaggtccacccggactgtagcgccaccttatgtaagtattttaaaaaaaaaaattgagaagaaGTTTCTTCTCCTAGCACAGCTGCTTCTTTCTTGGATTTTAATGTTTCGATTCGAATCATTTCCAGAATTGTCATCATTTTCTTACTCGATGTCGGAAGAAACCTcagttaaataaatgaatgtggTTGTGCAGAATTCAACTAGCTACCACAATTTCATTGGCCAGCATAGGACTTGCAACATCCAAATACTCCAAACTTTGTAACCAAAAGTTCACTCTAAGTTATTCTGGCACTGTTAAGTCGTGTTTTAAGGTTAATTTGCTTCTCGACAAGGTGTCCATTGTTGAGGAAATGtgttattcaattttaacaagCTTTGTAGTACAAGTTAGCATCCTCAATTCTAgctgaattttgactacgtagtaaCTGGCCTTATGAATGCGCCTAAAGACATCTgttcaaaatttcaacttttacaACTTTGGTGCCAAgccaataaaaaatgtcaatatgtaaaaaaaatttcagaatttaaaaCAGTCTTTAGAAAATGATGGCCCATTACTCCATAGTTTTGTGTTAGTTCCATGccccaaaaaagaaaatcaaatttataaaaacatttttttttataaataataattgaagtgaCCTATAATTTATGCCTACTCCAATCGGCTTCAAAATAAGGAACAGCAATAACAgaagataaacattttttattatatatttaaaaataaacaaagtatgtaattatcaaattatttccaCATTATTAGAAAcggaaaattgtattaaaaaagcaTTCTGTAATTCTGTCTAGATGATTTTTTAGAAACCGTCCAATCGAAATTTCCAAAAGAAATACTCCAATTGCATTTACAATTCCAATTACAAAACAAGTCCaagcaaatttaaaatgatataaacCAAGTGGTCTTGATTGCTCAATCGAACCCATTTCAAGATCTGGATTTATTAAACCTTCACTGAGGGCCTGGACGACGGCATTTCGTTTCCATTTGTCTAACAAGCCCGTACTCAGAACAtcgaatataaaattatttagaatcTCACGAAAAGGTGAATTCTTTGAAAGAATAAATACCAAGTAGAATGTTTGTAAGCTATCACCAATAATCCGAAATTTTGGTTGAAGTCGGGAGTTCAATAAAAAGTTCAACTTATCTGAACCATCGGCATAGGCAAAATTggtatttttcattgatttcaattcTCGCAGAAATATTTCTCGATTTTGGAGAActataattttctcaaaaccttcTGGATGATGAACAAGGCCAGCGGAGGATTCCCAATCAAAGTCAATCATTTTAACGGGCACATTGTTGTCAATCAAATCCTGAATTGTTTCATATTGCTTGATTTTAATGTTGACTGTCAGAAATGATGTCATAAATATGAGGTAAAAATTCACCGAAATAAAAGCCAAAAAATGCACTTGAATGTCAAATCTGTAAGCATTAATTGTTGGCCTTTGAGGGGGCCTATTTAGGAAAATCAAGAAAATTCGACTGAAAGAATTCCATATATCAACTGGAGCGTCGATTAACCTATCCTTCAGCATATCAGTTACAATCAGAAAGATTAGCGTGAGTCCAAAACAGAGCCAAACTATTGATTGAAACGGTTTCAAAAAATACTGACTTGAATCCACGTAGCCATTGAGTGGCACCATTATTccccattttattaattttataggaTATGACTGGTCAAGACCTTTCAGAGAGTCAAAGGTGTTCATGCTAATGTCAATTTGCTTGCTAAAATTTCCTCGTAAAGCAGCAAAAACAGGttgattatttatatttttaatggcTGCTTCGACAAAAGTTGCATTGTGTCTCTttagaaaacctacaaaaagttGCCCAGATGAGCCTCCAATATGTCGTTGTCCATTTTCACCAGTATACCAGAAAACTCTTGGAGGATCCGCTTGTACAGTTGTCCGAAGTGCAAATCCGTTCAAGTCCTTAAGTGAATCGGGTAAGGCATTTTCATTGGGTGAGAACAACTCTTGAACTGGATTATCAGCAAAGGGAAGATAAGCATATGTTTTGTTGGAAGCAACTCCAAATATCCTTGTAAAATGTTTCtcccaaaagaagaaaaaatattgatgaagTTCTGCAAGAGTGTTTCCATAAATtaccacaaattttcgatttcttattttattcacGAAGCTATGAAATTTTTGGAAATCTAATGACACTTGAACCACAAGTATAATACTTTTCTCTGGGTTTTTATAGTTAACGGTTGGTATAGGAGATGTAAGAATTTCCAGAGGCACTTCGAATGGTCTCATGaagaaatttgtcaaaaatactttttcaaatccGACTAAACTAACTGTTGGTGTTTTAAATTCCTTATGAATTCGATAAATTATTTCGCTTAAATGGCAAGTTTCAGCACTAATAATTAGACTTAGTATTGAAAATAGAATGACCTTAGGCAACGACATGTTTTTTgctagtaaaatttttgtttccttttgcaTAGCATTGAAACAAAGTTAATATATCAAGTTCACCCATAAATGACTCtgcatattttgattttattgcgAAAGCTTACACCtcgtttcattttatttaagtcacaaaataaaaattaaattttattttaagatttgaaaattcttcaacgaaaaattgtacttttagttttgttcattttgaaaCGTTTGTATTATAAAGCATTTAGTTGCTACCCATAAAGGTTTTCTTTCATTAAGGTTTAAAGGAACCGCAAATGGTGTTCTAATTGAAAATACAATGAGTGAAAACCTTGTAACCTGACGGCGCGGTTTGATTGAAGTGAATTTcaagtacatacatattatatctTCCTGCATTCATcttgtaaggtttttttttgagaacttCGTAATTGTACTTAATTAAGTAGAGTTGAGTGTTTATTCttatattaaatcaatttaagttgaataaatacatttttcctaCATGCAACCAGTTATTGACCAAGAAGTTAACAACCCTACTTACGTTTAAGACAAAACTTAAATCAGTGTTAGTGCATAGGAAAATCATTACATTTTAGTTGAAAGGCTTTTCTAAAAGTTCAGTTGTGGATACATTAATTATTGTATATTTAAGGAACGTTTACGAAAGACTTGAATTTTCTATTGAGTTGATCgaaacaaaattgcaattttattgcTGAAAAAAATGAGTCGAGGATTTGTTAGATATGATGTCCCGTGACATCACTCTCA
This window contains:
- the LOC129944855 gene encoding uncharacterized protein LOC129944855; this translates as MSLPKVILFSILSLIISAETCHLSEIIYRIHKEFKTPTVSLVGFEKVFLTNFFMRPFEVPLEILTSPIPTVNYKNPEKSIILVVQVSLDFQKFHSFVNKIRNRKFVVIYGNTLAELHQYFFFFWEKHFTRIFGVASNKTYAYLPFADNPVQELFSPNENALPDSLKDLNGFALRTTVQADPPRVFWYTGENGQRHIGGSSGQLFVGFLKRHNATFVEAAIKNINNQPVFAALRGNFSKQIDISMNTFDSLKGLDQSYPIKLIKWGIMVPLNGYVDSSQYFLKPFQSIVWLCFGLTLIFLIVTDMLKDRLIDAPVDIWNSFSRIFLIFLNRPPQRPTINAYRFDIQVHFLAFISVNFYLIFMTSFLTVNIKIKQYETIQDLIDNNVPVKMIDFDWESSAGLVHHPEGFEKIIVLQNREIFLRELKSMKNTNFAYADGSDKLNFLLNSRLQPKFRIIGDSLQTFYLVFILSKNSPFREILNNFIFDVLSTGLLDKWKRNAVVQALSEGLINPDLEMGSIEQSRPLGLYHFKFAWTCFVIGIVNAIGVFLLEISIGRFLKNHLDRITECFFNTIFRF
- the LOC129944854 gene encoding uncharacterized protein LOC129944854, producing MSIENPLPDSLKNLNGFALRTTVQTDTPRVFWYTDRNCRRHIGGSSGQLFVQFLKRHNATFIEADIKNLDSEHVFKALNGTFKQQVDISMNTFEFIEGLDQSYPIALLSWAIMVPVNVYVDSSQYFVRPFQPMVWLCFGITLGYLIATDMLKDWLVKVPVDFWNSFSRIFKTFLNTPLQKPTTYAYWFNLQVRVLAFICVNLYLIYMTSFLTVYIKVNQYESMQDLIENNFPVAMLDYDWKFYSKFAVYPASFKDILVLLNREVFLRELEPMRNTSFAYAEGSDKLNFLIKSQIKPKFRIIRDNLMEYYLGFILSPNSPFKEILNDFIFDVLSTGLMDKWTQNSYVQAVHEGLIQSDLENALAEGTIRPFTLYHFKFVWVCFGFGNVIAIGVFVGEILFAVFSRRMCRFC